From Paraburkholderia fungorum, the proteins below share one genomic window:
- a CDS encoding PadR family transcriptional regulator: MRHHHRFSRPRSADEHFSSSEARASLHALWHAVVRQQRAWRGEAGGEGRDMGFGRHHGGRRNEQAFRGEEPGRGARREFAGGEQGRRGEREFRGAGFGRDNRQDFQPESQGERGLRGEGRGRHGRDRSERGIWQAGGRQHDPRGGGRGGRFGGGPGGFGGGGGPGGFGGDGDGFPRGRKFSSDDLQLLLMSMIDAQPSHGYELIKALETRSNGFYSPSPGMVYPALTYLEELGYVTVQLEGNRKRYELADAGRDYLTANRERVELMLARLAHIARKMDSVRRAFAGEEPADISEGGWAPELNEARRTLKQAMLRRDNAPAAEQRRIAEILMRAVKEIEGDGKSGDAVGEAE, from the coding sequence ATGCGTCATCACCATCGTTTTTCCCGTCCGCGCAGCGCGGACGAGCATTTTTCCTCCAGCGAAGCGCGTGCGTCGCTCCACGCTCTCTGGCATGCGGTTGTCCGCCAACAACGGGCCTGGCGCGGCGAAGCTGGCGGCGAAGGCCGTGATATGGGGTTTGGCCGTCATCATGGCGGACGTCGCAATGAACAGGCCTTCCGCGGCGAAGAACCGGGCCGGGGCGCACGACGCGAATTCGCGGGCGGCGAACAAGGCCGTCGCGGAGAACGCGAGTTCCGAGGCGCAGGGTTCGGGCGCGACAACCGTCAGGATTTCCAGCCGGAATCGCAAGGAGAACGCGGTCTACGCGGCGAAGGCCGTGGCCGCCATGGCCGCGACCGCTCTGAGCGCGGCATCTGGCAAGCGGGCGGGCGCCAACACGATCCACGTGGCGGCGGGCGCGGCGGACGCTTCGGTGGCGGCCCCGGCGGTTTTGGCGGTGGCGGTGGCCCTGGCGGTTTCGGCGGCGATGGCGACGGCTTTCCGCGCGGCCGCAAATTCAGCTCCGACGATCTGCAACTGCTGCTGATGTCGATGATCGACGCGCAGCCCAGTCACGGCTACGAACTGATCAAGGCGCTCGAAACGCGTTCGAACGGCTTCTACAGCCCGAGTCCGGGAATGGTTTATCCGGCGCTCACGTATCTGGAAGAACTGGGCTACGTGACCGTGCAACTCGAGGGCAACCGCAAGCGCTACGAACTCGCGGATGCAGGCCGCGACTATCTGACCGCCAACCGTGAGCGCGTCGAGCTGATGCTGGCCCGATTGGCGCACATCGCGCGCAAGATGGATTCGGTGCGCCGCGCGTTTGCCGGTGAAGAACCGGCCGATATCAGCGAAGGTGGTTGGGCGCCGGAACTGAACGAAGCACGCCGTACGCTGAAGCAGGCGATGCTGCGCCGCGATAACGCACCGGCCGCCGAACAGCGCCGCATCGCCGAAATCTTGATGCGGGCGGTGAAAGAAATTGAAGGTGACGGTAAGTCCGGCGATGCCGTGGGCGAAGCGGAGTAA
- a CDS encoding siderophore-interacting protein codes for MQSNDHQADLAVQRVRHPLKFRLLQVKQVQALTPHLIRVTFTGDDLHDFVSASFDDHIKVFFPEPGADKPTLPEAGPNGPIFAEGTRPTARDFTPRRYDREARELDIEFAMHEAGPAATWAAQAKVGQYLGVGGPRGSFVVPTGFDWHLLIGDDTALPAIARRLEEMPAGKRVAVVVEVADPSAQIEFSTQAELHLVWCYRDGSGPRGEALLRAVRDTYLPKDGEGYVWAAGESATIRAVRQHLCTERGVDKSRIRASSYWKQGAQAVHESLDD; via the coding sequence ATGCAGAGCAATGATCATCAAGCCGACCTGGCCGTGCAACGCGTGCGGCATCCGCTGAAATTCCGTCTGCTGCAGGTCAAACAGGTCCAGGCATTGACGCCTCACCTGATCCGCGTCACGTTCACCGGCGACGATCTGCACGACTTCGTCTCGGCCTCGTTCGACGACCACATCAAAGTGTTCTTCCCCGAACCCGGCGCGGACAAACCGACGCTACCGGAAGCCGGTCCCAATGGCCCGATCTTCGCCGAAGGCACGCGCCCCACTGCGCGCGATTTCACGCCGCGTCGCTACGACCGTGAAGCACGCGAACTCGACATCGAATTCGCGATGCACGAAGCCGGCCCCGCCGCGACCTGGGCAGCGCAAGCGAAAGTCGGCCAGTATCTTGGCGTCGGCGGCCCGCGCGGCTCGTTCGTGGTGCCAACCGGCTTCGACTGGCATCTGCTGATCGGCGACGATACCGCGCTGCCCGCCATCGCCCGACGCCTCGAAGAAATGCCGGCCGGCAAGCGCGTTGCGGTGGTGGTCGAAGTGGCCGATCCGTCCGCGCAGATCGAGTTCAGCACACAAGCCGAACTGCATCTGGTCTGGTGCTATCGCGACGGTTCCGGTCCGCGCGGTGAAGCGCTGTTGCGCGCGGTCCGCGACACCTATCTGCCGAAGGACGGCGAAGGCTATGTGTGGGCCGCCGGTGAATCCGCCACGATCCGTGCGGTGCGTCAACATCTGTGCACCGAACGCGGCGTCGACAAATCGCGGATTCGCGCGTCGAGCTACTGGAAACAGGGTGCGCAAGCCGTACACGAATCGCTCGACGACTGA
- a CDS encoding oxidoreductase: protein MKVTWTPADIPSLNGKRILITGANSGIGYHAALVLAQKGAHVILACRDSRRAETALTRLKTTAPEASAEVSSLDLASLESIREFARRELAEQRPLHMLINNAGVMAPPKRLETADGFELQFGTNVLGHFALTGLLMPLLERAAVSEPPRVVTVASIAHKRGRLDFDDLQSTRRYSPMQSYQQSKLANLMFALELDRRLRANGSRVMSVAVHPGVANTNLFRAGERSALDSAMRAVASHLIGAFLNSDDAGALPTLYAATSPNVAGGGYYGPTGWMEMRGDHVGDAAIAQQAQDVESARRLWDVCETLTGVKFPLQPSEA, encoded by the coding sequence ATGAAAGTAACGTGGACGCCTGCAGACATCCCGTCACTGAACGGAAAACGAATTCTGATCACTGGCGCAAACAGCGGCATCGGTTATCACGCCGCGTTGGTGCTCGCGCAAAAGGGAGCGCACGTCATTCTGGCATGCCGGGATTCGCGCCGCGCAGAAACCGCCCTAACCCGACTGAAGACCACCGCGCCAGAAGCAAGTGCCGAGGTGAGTTCTTTGGACCTTGCATCGCTTGAATCGATTCGGGAATTCGCGCGTCGCGAGCTTGCGGAGCAACGTCCGCTTCATATGCTCATCAATAACGCCGGGGTGATGGCGCCGCCCAAAAGGCTCGAAACCGCCGACGGTTTTGAGCTTCAGTTCGGCACTAACGTGCTTGGGCATTTTGCGCTGACAGGCTTGCTGATGCCGCTGCTCGAACGGGCTGCCGTGTCTGAACCTCCGCGCGTGGTAACGGTCGCGTCGATTGCCCACAAACGGGGGCGCCTCGACTTCGACGACCTGCAATCCACTCGACGCTATTCGCCGATGCAGTCGTATCAGCAATCGAAGCTCGCGAATCTCATGTTCGCACTCGAACTCGACCGCCGCTTACGCGCGAATGGCTCCCGTGTGATGTCGGTTGCCGTCCATCCGGGCGTCGCAAATACCAACCTGTTTCGCGCCGGGGAGCGTTCCGCGCTGGATAGCGCCATGCGCGCCGTGGCAAGCCATCTGATCGGCGCATTTCTGAATAGCGACGACGCTGGGGCCCTACCGACGCTGTATGCGGCAACCTCGCCGAACGTCGCCGGTGGTGGGTATTACGGTCCGACAGGTTGGATGGAGATGCGCGGTGACCATGTCGGCGACGCTGCAATTGCGCAGCAGGCACAAGATGTGGAATCAGCGCGACGGTTGTGGGATGTGTGCGAGACGCTGACGGGTGTGAAATTCCCATTGCAGCCGTCTGAAGCGTAA
- a CDS encoding class I SAM-dependent methyltransferase, which translates to MSGIAGQPVPQSAEPMRVPAQRTGANKVSASDTGYVDEIAYTFGYCDELNPLRLGLPLLQTGLAAPTVHTACELGFGHGVSVNIHAAGSPSRWYGTDFHEAHANFAQGLADSAGSDAQLFGEPFSAFCQRDDLPEFDFIGAHGIWSWVSEENRALIVEFIRRKLKPGGVLYLSYNTQPGWTPMLPVRELMHQHFQLSMVSGPREGSVAEGHTQTRIEAAVDFARAVFATQPGYALVNPLLAERVDALSGESPNYLAHEYFNRDWDPMTFSQVASSLVEAGLTYGGSADYRDHVDEINLNPAQRALLSNVADTNLRETVRDFCVNRSLRRDYWIKAPTALNDDERDASLRNHRVILAVPRASVVLKVRGALGETQLPEPLYGPILDALHSYRPMTLSDIENSISGRGIVLAQIVKAVTLLVGMGVLLNAQDDAQISAAQASANKLNATICEQARHHGEVQFLVSPVSGSGILMPRVAQLFLLARLLHMQQPAQWAEFAETVLRTTPPSAGATTGLAPGAAASLADLTEKANRFAQIHLPILQALGVG; encoded by the coding sequence GTGTCGGGCATTGCCGGACAGCCGGTTCCGCAATCTGCAGAGCCGATGCGGGTACCCGCGCAACGAACGGGAGCGAACAAGGTGAGCGCGTCGGACACAGGTTACGTTGATGAGATTGCATACACATTCGGCTATTGCGACGAGCTGAATCCGCTACGGCTGGGCCTCCCCTTATTGCAGACCGGACTTGCTGCGCCAACCGTCCATACCGCTTGCGAACTGGGCTTTGGCCACGGCGTGAGCGTCAACATTCACGCTGCCGGATCGCCTTCCAGATGGTATGGCACCGACTTCCACGAGGCTCACGCGAACTTCGCCCAGGGACTGGCGGACAGTGCCGGATCAGACGCGCAATTGTTCGGCGAGCCTTTTTCGGCGTTCTGCCAACGCGACGATTTGCCGGAGTTCGACTTCATCGGCGCGCATGGTATCTGGAGCTGGGTTTCCGAAGAAAATCGCGCGCTGATTGTTGAATTCATACGCCGCAAGCTCAAGCCCGGCGGCGTGCTGTACCTGAGTTACAACACTCAGCCGGGATGGACTCCGATGCTGCCCGTGCGCGAATTGATGCATCAGCATTTTCAACTTAGTATGGTATCCGGGCCGCGCGAAGGTTCGGTCGCCGAAGGGCATACGCAAACGCGCATCGAAGCCGCCGTCGATTTTGCGCGGGCAGTATTTGCGACCCAACCGGGCTATGCACTGGTTAATCCACTGCTTGCCGAGCGCGTCGACGCATTGTCGGGGGAGAGCCCGAACTATCTCGCGCATGAGTATTTCAACCGTGACTGGGACCCGATGACTTTCTCGCAGGTCGCCTCGTCGCTTGTTGAGGCGGGATTGACTTATGGCGGGTCCGCGGACTATCGCGATCACGTCGATGAGATCAACCTCAACCCGGCCCAGCGCGCGTTGTTATCAAACGTCGCGGATACGAATTTGCGAGAAACGGTGCGCGATTTCTGCGTGAACCGCTCGTTGCGGCGCGATTACTGGATCAAGGCCCCAACAGCGCTCAATGACGACGAGCGGGACGCGAGCTTGCGCAATCATCGGGTGATTCTGGCGGTGCCGAGAGCTTCTGTGGTGCTGAAGGTGCGCGGTGCGCTCGGCGAAACGCAGCTACCGGAACCGCTATACGGCCCTATTCTCGACGCGCTGCACAGCTATCGCCCGATGACTCTGTCCGATATCGAGAACAGCATTAGTGGACGGGGCATCGTCCTGGCGCAAATCGTCAAGGCCGTGACGCTACTGGTTGGTATGGGCGTGTTGCTGAATGCCCAGGATGATGCACAAATCAGTGCCGCCCAGGCGTCGGCTAATAAGCTGAACGCGACGATTTGCGAACAGGCCCGGCATCATGGCGAAGTTCAGTTTCTGGTGAGTCCGGTTTCAGGCTCGGGTATTTTGATGCCGCGTGTGGCGCAACTCTTTTTATTGGCGAGACTGCTTCACATGCAGCAGCCGGCGCAATGGGCTGAGTTCGCTGAGACAGTGCTGCGCACAACGCCCCCGTCTGCGGGTGCAACAACAGGGCTGGCGCCGGGCGCTGCGGCTTCTTTGGCCGATCTGACGGAGAAAGCGAACCGCTTTGCTCAGATTCATCTGCCGATATTGCAGGCGCTGGGGGTCGGTTGA
- a CDS encoding DUF1254 domain-containing protein — protein sequence MTLSRRDFHKVSMAMVAGIAAGKVPESAAEEAPTPLAVGAGSPMQPLGGQPPAGSTPSVKDFDYQIKYQRAFEAVLWNMPAIAIYSFRRAAFDNLGVKDNDIISYSAPATPKLEAITANSTTPYITAFTDLRKSPVVLEVPTAGPEGSVYGQVVDAWQFTIADVGPSGLDKGKGAKFLFTAPGYKGAVPKGYLHVASPNFRIALAFRSVRAPGKSATDAYHYAQRLRMYYLSEAANPPKQRFIDPINDRYPTLPFFDERHFDDMYAIMSVEPVNDHDKVMMGMLTSLGIERGKPFAPDDTTKKAMRQAAIDAWFFLQDWFDHFPREKLFWPDRHYASLLQADANKTFTFVYDDRIDLINRAAEYFWCTYMPRVLTDDPATQYLMALADNNGNLLEAGKLYKLDVPAKMPVKQFWALTVYDRATNAFIYSDSNRTTLSSYDLDSMKKNADGSVTIYVGPNAPEGLASNWIPTSGRRPLPAMRLYGPTEEINNKTFKMPDFQLA from the coding sequence ATGACTCTTTCGCGTAGAGATTTTCACAAGGTCAGCATGGCCATGGTGGCCGGGATCGCTGCCGGTAAAGTCCCCGAGTCGGCAGCCGAAGAAGCGCCGACACCGCTGGCGGTCGGAGCGGGCAGCCCGATGCAGCCGCTCGGCGGCCAACCCCCGGCCGGATCGACGCCATCGGTGAAAGACTTCGACTATCAGATCAAGTATCAGCGCGCGTTCGAAGCGGTTCTCTGGAACATGCCCGCCATCGCGATCTACAGCTTCCGGCGGGCCGCGTTCGACAATCTGGGCGTCAAGGATAACGACATCATTTCCTATTCCGCCCCAGCCACGCCCAAGCTTGAAGCGATTACAGCAAACAGCACGACACCCTACATCACGGCATTCACGGATTTGCGAAAAAGTCCGGTGGTTCTGGAAGTCCCCACTGCCGGCCCAGAGGGCAGCGTGTATGGACAGGTTGTTGACGCGTGGCAATTCACGATCGCAGACGTCGGGCCATCAGGGCTCGACAAGGGTAAAGGCGCGAAGTTTCTTTTCACGGCTCCAGGGTATAAAGGCGCCGTTCCGAAGGGATATCTGCACGTGGCGTCGCCGAACTTCAGGATCGCGCTGGCATTCCGCTCGGTTCGCGCGCCCGGCAAGAGCGCAACCGACGCTTATCACTATGCCCAGCGGCTGCGGATGTACTACCTGTCGGAAGCCGCCAATCCGCCGAAGCAGCGCTTTATCGATCCCATCAACGATCGTTACCCCACTCTGCCGTTTTTCGACGAACGTCATTTCGACGACATGTACGCCATCATGAGTGTCGAGCCCGTGAACGATCATGACAAGGTCATGATGGGGATGCTCACCTCACTCGGGATCGAAAGAGGCAAACCGTTCGCGCCGGATGACACGACAAAGAAGGCCATGCGCCAGGCGGCGATCGACGCGTGGTTCTTCCTGCAGGACTGGTTCGACCATTTCCCGCGTGAGAAGCTGTTCTGGCCGGACCGTCATTACGCGTCGCTCCTTCAGGCGGACGCGAACAAAACTTTCACGTTCGTCTACGACGACAGGATCGATCTGATCAATCGGGCGGCCGAGTATTTCTGGTGCACGTACATGCCGCGCGTTCTGACCGACGATCCCGCCACGCAGTATCTGATGGCGCTGGCGGACAACAACGGCAATCTGCTCGAGGCAGGCAAACTCTACAAGCTCGACGTGCCGGCGAAGATGCCGGTCAAGCAATTCTGGGCACTGACAGTCTATGACCGGGCCACGAATGCATTCATCTACAGCGATTCCAATCGCACGACGCTCTCTTCATACGATCTCGATTCGATGAAGAAGAATGCGGACGGCAGCGTCACGATTTATGTCGGCCCAAATGCTCCCGAAGGCCTCGCGTCCAACTGGATACCGACATCCGGACGACGTCCGCTACCTGCAATGCGTCTTTACGGTCCCACCGAAGAGATCAACAACAAGACTTTCAAAATGCCGGATTTTCAATTGGCCTGA
- a CDS encoding transporter substrate-binding domain-containing protein, whose translation MKVTVAYIEEPPFGWTEAGGNVRGADIDLANVVLRAMGVTQIEHHKTTFSELLPGVEAGLWDMNVPLFVTPERADRVAFSVPVWAIGDGFLVRAGNPKALDSYAALARQPDARLGVIAGQVQHESAKASGIHEHQISTFADQARAIEALRSGDIDAYASTALGNRILAQRMRESLLEAVEHKLEASDAQQSRPLGAFSFARRNIRLRDAVNAQLRLYLGSPAHRVFMEGFGVTHNEIDPALRMSAGDGDR comes from the coding sequence GTGAAGGTAACTGTTGCTTATATCGAAGAGCCTCCTTTTGGGTGGACAGAAGCGGGCGGCAACGTCAGAGGCGCCGACATTGATCTAGCCAACGTGGTTCTCCGTGCGATGGGTGTCACACAGATCGAGCATCACAAGACCACATTCAGTGAACTGCTGCCCGGCGTGGAGGCTGGACTGTGGGATATGAATGTTCCGCTCTTCGTTACGCCGGAACGCGCGGACCGGGTCGCGTTCAGCGTGCCCGTGTGGGCGATAGGAGACGGGTTTCTGGTTCGTGCAGGAAACCCGAAAGCGCTCGACAGTTATGCGGCATTGGCCAGACAACCGGATGCACGACTCGGCGTCATCGCCGGACAGGTACAGCATGAATCGGCAAAGGCGTCGGGTATTCATGAGCATCAGATTTCCACTTTCGCGGATCAAGCCCGGGCTATTGAAGCACTACGCTCTGGGGATATTGATGCGTATGCAAGTACGGCCTTAGGAAATCGGATTCTGGCGCAGAGAATGAGGGAATCGCTTCTGGAGGCTGTCGAGCACAAGCTGGAAGCTAGTGACGCTCAGCAATCACGCCCATTGGGAGCGTTCTCTTTTGCCCGAAGAAACATTAGGCTGCGCGATGCGGTTAACGCGCAACTTCGCTTGTATCTCGGCTCACCGGCCCATCGCGTTTTTATGGAGGGATTCGGTGTGACGCACAATGAAATCGACCCAGCCCTTCGCATGTCAGCAGGGGACGGCGATCGGTGA
- a CDS encoding AI-2E family transporter: MTTTPGSVAQTTTGVAAGLAILYFLRPVLVPFFLAVLLRILIAGIVSLVVRLLPRAPRWLILIATAVIVAFSAYSIFIVILQGMSDLAKQAPLLPARIDSLIRSVNVGFGRRFDLATVLGLIDIRSLEHGLASGIGDAVSKAFLTLFFFVFMLLGPGTDSDPKIIGITSNGARANSQRVVLSKIASRVQMYLISQTAINLAIAAISAAVFRFAQLPDTAFWSVTVFLLAFMPVVGPFVASIVPALFAAIHSGSIALPLGVFVIVLTVFQIAHNLIMPKVQAKSTNTDPLVGIFALGIWTLLWGVPGAILATPLTVLMMVIAAQFQSTRWLAILMSHDGVPDAVDPQSSAT; this comes from the coding sequence ATGACGACAACACCGGGTTCTGTCGCACAGACCACTACCGGCGTCGCGGCGGGTCTGGCGATTCTGTATTTTTTACGCCCCGTGCTGGTCCCTTTCTTCCTCGCGGTGCTGCTGCGAATCCTCATCGCGGGCATCGTGTCGCTCGTGGTCCGTCTGCTTCCTCGTGCGCCCAGATGGCTGATCCTGATAGCGACGGCGGTGATTGTCGCCTTTAGCGCCTACAGCATTTTCATTGTCATCCTTCAGGGCATGAGCGATCTCGCCAAACAGGCTCCTCTGCTGCCGGCTCGAATCGACAGTCTGATTCGATCGGTCAATGTGGGATTCGGCCGGCGGTTCGATCTCGCCACCGTACTCGGGTTAATCGACATCCGGTCGCTGGAACACGGTCTCGCTTCCGGCATCGGCGATGCCGTGTCGAAAGCATTCCTTACATTATTTTTCTTCGTGTTCATGCTTCTGGGGCCAGGCACTGACTCCGATCCGAAGATCATCGGCATCACGAGCAACGGAGCGAGAGCAAACTCACAACGCGTGGTTCTCTCGAAGATCGCAAGCCGAGTGCAGATGTACCTGATTTCTCAAACCGCGATCAATCTGGCAATTGCTGCGATTTCTGCTGCGGTCTTCCGTTTTGCCCAGTTGCCCGACACGGCGTTCTGGTCGGTGACCGTATTTCTTCTCGCATTCATGCCGGTGGTCGGGCCTTTCGTTGCGAGCATCGTGCCCGCGTTGTTTGCGGCCATCCATAGCGGATCGATTGCGTTGCCCCTCGGCGTATTCGTGATCGTGCTGACTGTGTTCCAGATCGCGCACAATCTCATCATGCCGAAAGTCCAGGCCAAAAGCACCAACACCGACCCACTCGTCGGGATCTTTGCTCTGGGCATCTGGACGCTTCTCTGGGGCGTGCCCGGCGCGATCCTCGCGACGCCCTTGACCGTGCTGATGATGGTGATAGCGGCTCAGTTTCAAAGTACGCGCTGGCTGGCGATTCTGATGTCGCACGATGGCGTGCCCGACGCAGTGGACCCTCAATCTTCTGCCACGTAA
- a CDS encoding alpha/beta hydrolase — MLSGWRARSHVSLIAIFGAALVLGGCAEPDRNAHADALAAPAGLQREQITTAGFVLTAYVKVTRQDRPIDLYIEGDGLAWVSRTQPSLDPTPREATGLALAAADPADNVAYLARPCQFTPMDQNTHCGIPYWTAKRFAPDVVAAMDDAVSRIAAKAPGQRINLVGYSGGAAIAILVAARRSDIESIRTVAGNLDDEYINRIHHVSAMPDSLNPIDFASRVAGIPQIHYTSDQDHIVTPEVSRRFVEATGPRCAQSSVVSGLAHDGDWASRWPDLLRRVPRCAAR, encoded by the coding sequence ATGCTTTCGGGTTGGCGGGCGAGATCGCACGTGTCGTTGATCGCGATCTTCGGGGCGGCGCTCGTGCTTGGCGGGTGCGCAGAACCCGACCGCAACGCGCACGCCGATGCGCTCGCCGCGCCAGCGGGCTTGCAACGCGAGCAGATCACGACCGCCGGTTTCGTGCTGACCGCGTACGTCAAAGTCACGCGGCAAGACCGGCCAATTGATCTCTATATCGAAGGCGACGGTCTGGCCTGGGTATCGCGAACTCAGCCCTCGCTCGATCCGACGCCGCGCGAAGCGACCGGGCTTGCGCTCGCTGCCGCCGATCCGGCCGACAATGTCGCTTATCTTGCGAGGCCCTGCCAGTTCACACCGATGGATCAGAACACGCATTGCGGCATTCCGTATTGGACAGCGAAGCGTTTCGCACCGGATGTGGTCGCTGCGATGGACGATGCGGTCAGTCGAATTGCCGCGAAAGCGCCGGGCCAGCGTATCAATCTCGTCGGCTATTCTGGTGGTGCGGCGATCGCAATTCTGGTTGCCGCGCGCCGCAGCGATATCGAGTCGATTCGCACGGTCGCGGGCAATCTCGACGATGAGTACATCAATCGCATCCATCACGTCTCGGCAATGCCCGATTCGCTGAATCCCATCGACTTCGCTTCACGGGTGGCGGGCATTCCGCAGATTCACTACACGAGTGATCAGGACCATATCGTGACACCTGAGGTCTCTCGCCGTTTCGTCGAAGCGACTGGGCCACGTTGTGCACAGTCGAGCGTCGTCTCCGGTCTCGCGCACGATGGCGACTGGGCGAGTCGGTGGCCCGATCTGCTGCGACGTGTGCCTCGGTGTGCAGCAAGGTAG
- a CDS encoding glycosyl transferase family 8, protein MNRPYVSTPAGFATLEQQVRPLLKAGQYEAAEALLAPYLASGTGPLAVWRLLVSAIRPQGKLAATRAIQEMLVANVPGDFSARFDLAETLLLMGEFGRGWREYRYRYSLAHTTQYERKVQRPRWSGQPIPGQTLLIHDEQGYGDTFQFMRMVPWAKAKSGARVVLEVNAESVSLAKRLTGYDDIVVRGSLPPAFDMHCEMMSLPMAMNLQLADLPGPMPYLTPDPARVDYWRLKLAHLRRPLVALVWAGRPTHTNDANRSLRLDQLAPLAMPGVSFVSIQKGPAESQAASAPEGMSLLSLSDGIRDFEDTAAILSLVDLLISVDSSPVHLAGAMGVPAWVMLPFVPDWRWLMGRTDTPWYPATRLFRQPKRGDWEGVMASMREELKQRFARGEHGS, encoded by the coding sequence ATGAACAGACCTTACGTATCGACGCCGGCCGGATTTGCGACGCTGGAGCAGCAGGTCCGGCCGCTACTGAAGGCCGGGCAATATGAAGCGGCCGAAGCGCTGCTGGCGCCGTATCTTGCGTCCGGCACCGGACCGCTCGCGGTGTGGCGTCTGCTGGTCTCGGCGATTCGCCCGCAAGGCAAACTTGCAGCGACCCGCGCGATCCAGGAGATGCTGGTCGCGAACGTTCCCGGTGATTTCTCCGCGCGTTTCGACCTTGCGGAAACATTGCTGCTGATGGGCGAATTCGGAAGAGGCTGGCGCGAATACCGCTACCGTTACAGCCTCGCGCACACCACGCAGTACGAGCGCAAAGTGCAGAGGCCGCGCTGGAGCGGTCAGCCGATTCCCGGACAGACACTGCTGATCCACGATGAACAGGGCTATGGCGACACGTTCCAGTTCATGCGAATGGTGCCTTGGGCCAAAGCGAAGAGCGGCGCGCGCGTGGTGCTGGAAGTGAACGCAGAAAGCGTGTCGCTGGCAAAGCGACTCACGGGCTACGACGATATCGTGGTGCGCGGCAGCCTGCCGCCAGCCTTCGACATGCACTGCGAGATGATGAGCCTGCCGATGGCGATGAACCTCCAGCTCGCCGATCTGCCCGGTCCGATGCCGTATCTGACGCCCGATCCGGCGCGGGTCGACTACTGGCGTTTGAAGCTCGCGCATCTTCGGCGTCCGCTGGTCGCGCTGGTATGGGCCGGAAGGCCGACCCATACCAACGACGCGAACCGGTCGCTGCGGCTGGACCAACTAGCTCCGCTCGCGATGCCTGGCGTGAGTTTCGTGTCCATTCAGAAGGGGCCTGCCGAGTCGCAGGCGGCGTCGGCGCCTGAGGGCATGTCGCTGCTCTCGCTGAGCGATGGCATTCGCGATTTTGAGGATACTGCAGCGATTCTGAGCCTCGTCGATCTGCTGATTTCGGTGGATTCGTCGCCGGTTCATCTTGCCGGCGCGATGGGCGTGCCGGCGTGGGTGATGCTGCCGTTTGTGCCTGACTGGCGTTGGCTGATGGGACGCACCGATACTCCGTGGTATCCCGCCACAAGGCTCTTCCGGCAGCCGAAACGGGGCGATTGGGAGGGCGTCATGGCGAGCATGCGCGAAGAACTGAAGCAACGGTTTGCGCGAGGAGAACACGGTTCGTGA